In Brevibacillus brevis, a genomic segment contains:
- a CDS encoding ABC transporter permease, which yields MIRYLGKRIIFMLISLFLIVTATFFIMKAVPGGPFTSEKNVPDEIKAALEAKYKLNLPLHEQYFDYLKGVITWDLGPSFTEKSSTVNEMINRGFPVSAHLGAQALLLAVFGGIILGVIAALKHNKWQDYSAMVLAVLGLSVPGFILASFYQYFFSIKWGLLPIAKWEGFEYTILPSLALAASPMAFIARLTRSNMIEVLGQDYIKTAKAKGLHTFTITVKHAIRNALLPVITYLGPLIANILTGAFVIERIFGVPGLGREFVLSITNRDYTVIMGTTVFYSIILVVMILIVDIAYTLVDPRIKLADAGRE from the coding sequence TTGATCCGTTATCTTGGTAAGCGCATCATCTTCATGCTCATCTCACTCTTCTTGATCGTAACGGCCACCTTCTTCATCATGAAAGCAGTTCCCGGTGGACCATTTACGTCAGAGAAAAATGTTCCGGATGAGATCAAAGCGGCTCTGGAGGCCAAATACAAACTCAACTTGCCGTTGCATGAGCAATATTTTGATTACTTGAAAGGTGTTATTACCTGGGATCTGGGTCCGTCCTTTACGGAAAAATCATCGACGGTCAATGAAATGATCAATCGCGGTTTCCCTGTTTCCGCTCACTTGGGAGCGCAAGCGCTCTTGCTAGCAGTATTCGGAGGCATTATTCTCGGTGTCATCGCAGCACTCAAGCACAACAAGTGGCAAGACTATTCAGCCATGGTACTCGCAGTACTCGGGCTTTCCGTTCCAGGATTTATCCTGGCATCATTTTACCAGTATTTCTTTTCCATTAAATGGGGCTTATTGCCTATCGCGAAGTGGGAAGGTTTCGAATACACGATTCTCCCGTCTCTCGCGCTTGCTGCATCGCCCATGGCGTTTATCGCACGCTTGACTCGTTCCAACATGATTGAGGTGCTGGGACAAGATTATATTAAAACGGCCAAAGCAAAAGGACTGCACACGTTTACCATCACGGTAAAACACGCAATCCGCAATGCTCTTTTGCCAGTCATCACTTACCTGGGTCCACTGATCGCCAACATTTTGACAGGTGCATTCGTTATCGAGCGCATCTTCGGGGTTCCTGGATTGGGACGCGAATTCGTTCTCTCGATTACCAACCGCGACTACACCGTAATCATGGGGACGACAGTATTCTACTCCATTATCTTGGTCGTGATGATCCTGATCGTTGACATCGCGTACACCTTGGTAGACCCACGGATCAAGCTGGCAGACGCAGGAAGGGAGTAA
- a CDS encoding ABC transporter permease has protein sequence MQQLTKEHFEPISVDLRQSEAIKRPSLSFWADVWRRLKMNKVAMASMIFIALLILAAIFVPFLTHNDYFTTDLAGKNKKPSMEHWFGTDDLGRDVFVRIWYGARISLEVGLAAAFIDLIIGVIWGGIAGFYGGKVDEVMMRIADILFAIPYLLVVILLMVVLEPGVGTIIIALTITGWIGMARIVRGQMLQLKSQEFVLAARSLGADSSRLIFKHLIPNALGPIIVTLSLTVPSAIFAESFLSFIGLGVAAPIASWGTMSSEGLPAMKYYPWRLMFPAVFISVTILAFNLFGDGLRDAVDPRLRK, from the coding sequence ATGCAACAATTGACGAAAGAGCATTTCGAGCCGATTTCCGTTGACCTTCGCCAATCTGAAGCAATCAAGCGCCCCAGCCTGTCGTTCTGGGCAGACGTATGGCGCCGATTGAAAATGAATAAAGTGGCAATGGCATCTATGATCTTTATCGCTTTGCTGATTCTCGCAGCGATCTTTGTGCCGTTTCTCACTCACAATGATTACTTTACGACTGATTTGGCTGGAAAGAACAAAAAACCTTCGATGGAGCACTGGTTTGGTACCGACGACCTGGGTCGCGACGTTTTCGTGCGTATCTGGTACGGCGCCCGCATCTCTTTGGAAGTAGGTCTCGCCGCTGCATTCATCGACCTGATCATCGGCGTCATCTGGGGTGGAATCGCCGGTTTCTACGGCGGAAAAGTGGATGAAGTCATGATGCGTATCGCCGATATTTTGTTTGCCATTCCATATCTTCTCGTTGTGATTTTGCTCATGGTTGTGTTAGAACCGGGGGTAGGGACGATTATTATCGCCTTGACGATAACCGGATGGATCGGGATGGCCCGGATCGTGCGGGGACAAATGCTTCAGCTGAAGTCTCAGGAGTTTGTTCTCGCAGCCCGTTCCCTCGGTGCCGACTCCAGCCGTCTGATCTTCAAGCACCTGATTCCAAACGCTTTGGGTCCGATCATCGTTACCTTGAGCTTGACTGTTCCGTCGGCTATTTTCGCCGAATCCTTCCTCTCCTTCATCGGATTGGGGGTAGCGGCGCCTATTGCTTCCTGGGGGACGATGTCGTCCGAAGGTTTGCCTGCCATGAAGTACTATCCATGGCGGCTGATGTTCCCGGCTGTTTTCATCTCCGTGACCATCTTGGCATTTAACTTGTTCGGTGACGGTCTGCGCGACGCAGTAGACCCACGCCTGCGGAAATAG
- a CDS encoding ABC transporter ATP-binding protein gives MERILDVKDLHVSFHTYAGEVKAVRGVNFHVNRGEAVAIVGESGCGKSVTAQSLMKLIPMPPGDIKKGEILFNGEDIVKKSNKEMEAIRGKDIGMIFQDPMTSLNPTMTIGNQITEGLIKHQNMSRSAARERAIELLTMVGIPQPEKRVEQYPHEFSGGMRQRAMIAIALACSPKLLIADEPTTALDVTIQAQILDLMKDLQKKTGTSIILITHDLGVVAEMCDRVIVMYAGKVIESGTVDDIFYNPQHPYTKGLLRSVPRLDLNRDEPLTPIFGTPPDLLRPPVGCGFTARCESAMRVCQEIDPELNDVSKTQRAACWLQHPLAQNRAGS, from the coding sequence ATGGAACGCATTCTGGATGTAAAAGACCTGCACGTCTCCTTCCATACGTATGCAGGGGAAGTAAAAGCAGTACGCGGTGTCAATTTCCACGTGAACCGCGGGGAAGCGGTCGCGATCGTAGGGGAGTCCGGCTGTGGGAAATCCGTGACAGCCCAGTCTCTGATGAAACTGATCCCAATGCCTCCGGGCGATATCAAAAAAGGGGAAATTCTCTTCAACGGCGAGGATATCGTCAAGAAGTCGAATAAAGAAATGGAAGCCATCCGGGGGAAAGATATCGGGATGATCTTCCAGGACCCAATGACGTCCCTGAACCCGACGATGACCATTGGGAACCAGATTACAGAGGGCTTGATCAAACACCAAAACATGTCTCGCAGCGCCGCTCGCGAGCGTGCGATCGAGCTGTTGACGATGGTCGGGATTCCGCAGCCGGAAAAACGCGTCGAGCAATATCCGCACGAATTCTCCGGCGGGATGCGTCAGCGCGCGATGATCGCCATCGCTCTGGCTTGCTCTCCCAAGCTGCTGATCGCCGACGAGCCGACGACGGCTCTGGACGTGACCATTCAGGCCCAAATCTTGGACCTGATGAAGGACCTGCAAAAGAAAACCGGCACGTCGATCATTCTGATCACGCATGACCTCGGCGTCGTAGCTGAAATGTGCGACCGCGTCATCGTCATGTACGCAGGGAAAGTGATTGAATCGGGAACCGTAGACGATATTTTCTACAACCCACAGCACCCGTACACCAAAGGATTGCTCCGTTCCGTCCCGCGTCTGGACCTGAACCGCGACGAGCCGCTGACTCCGATCTTCGGAACTCCGCCGGACCTGCTTCGTCCGCCGGTCGGTTGTGGATTTACGGCACGTTGTGAATCCGCAATGCGCGTGTGCCAAGAGATCGATCCTGAACTGAACGATGTCAGCAAGACCCAACGAGCTGCTTGCTGGCTCCAGCATCCGCTAGCTCAGAACCGCGCAGGATCGTAG
- a CDS encoding oligopeptide/dipeptide ABC transporter ATP-binding protein — protein sequence MENRDTLIEVRNLKKFFSIGDNTLKAVNDISFEIKRGETLGVVGESGCGKSTAGRTILRLYDATGGDVLFEGKSIMNLNNQEMKAMRRNMQMIFQDPYASLNPRMTVGDIIGEALDIHNLATGQKRKERIQELLSLVSLNPEHMNRFPHEFSGGQRQRIGIARALAVEPKFIVCDEPISALDVSVQAQVVNLLEQLQEKMGLTYMFIAHDLSMVKYISDRVAVMYLGKMVELADSEALYEKPLHPYTQALLSAIPIPDPEIERSRERIVLQGDVPSPMNPPSGCHFRTRCPKAMPECAAAAPEWKEIEPGHFAACHLYN from the coding sequence GTGGAAAACCGTGATACGCTGATTGAAGTACGCAACCTGAAGAAGTTTTTTAGCATTGGTGACAATACACTGAAAGCCGTAAACGATATCTCTTTTGAAATCAAGCGCGGGGAGACGCTCGGTGTCGTAGGGGAGTCCGGCTGCGGGAAATCTACTGCAGGCCGCACCATTCTCCGACTGTACGACGCGACTGGCGGGGACGTGTTGTTTGAAGGCAAAAGCATCATGAACCTGAACAACCAGGAAATGAAGGCGATGCGCCGAAACATGCAGATGATCTTCCAAGACCCGTATGCTTCTCTGAACCCGCGTATGACAGTAGGGGATATCATCGGCGAGGCGCTGGATATTCACAACCTGGCCACCGGTCAAAAGCGCAAGGAACGCATTCAGGAGCTGCTGTCGCTGGTCAGCCTGAACCCTGAGCATATGAACCGCTTCCCGCACGAATTTTCCGGGGGCCAACGCCAGCGAATCGGGATTGCCCGCGCGCTGGCGGTTGAGCCGAAGTTCATTGTGTGCGACGAGCCGATCTCTGCCCTGGACGTTTCGGTACAGGCGCAAGTAGTCAACCTCCTGGAGCAGCTGCAGGAGAAAATGGGACTGACCTACATGTTCATCGCACATGACCTGTCCATGGTGAAATATATCTCTGACCGTGTAGCCGTGATGTACTTGGGCAAAATGGTGGAGCTGGCTGACAGTGAGGCGCTTTATGAGAAGCCGCTGCATCCGTACACACAAGCACTGTTGTCTGCGATTCCCATTCCGGATCCGGAAATCGAGCGCTCTCGTGAACGCATTGTTCTGCAAGGTGATGTGCCAAGCCCGATGAATCCGCCGAGCGGCTGCCATTTCCGCACCAGATGCCCGAAAGCCATGCCGGAGTGCGCTGCTGCGGCGCCAGAGTGGAAGGAAATCGAGCCGGGACACTTTGCTGCCTGCCATCTGTATAACTAA
- a CDS encoding methyl-accepting chemotaxis protein codes for MKKISLPRWKGKNPGRSAPFLEKVKSLTESSASQLKGSIATKMIVFGLILVLIIIGSLQYIALSFSKSTLINITSKQAKMLAEQHATSMEDWVSSIVKSAESTAAKRVMSTELEPLIMEQFSQLRQSHKEISKIYLVDTATGKSLYSLTGKNEIDFKQKQYFQKAMSSEEPVVSDEEIIEGINKSFLYIATPIGEKNKDTSRLFIVGFTIDEIVEKAQQIPFMQNGYAFIVRPDGLVVAHKNPEQNNKLSLAGNSEYSDMMELMKQDASNSLLYSDQGKSSFAAFAPIPTLHWHVVLSTGVDEVYGEVNGMGWYFVLISIPVIAVSVWLIWWFARRIRSSLYAIAQDMERIGSGQFDVHVQVNGNDELAMVGRKMNEMAGELRNLIALVQGQANQLNIATDELTLFAEENKGAINVITENISLIAQRVSTQTSEVQATALTVSEISQGVEQVAVAAESTSMATTRTFERAQGGLQLVEDVIGTVRRASAEVERTAGQMHSLRDRARQITSIVEMISSIASQTNLLALNAAIEAARAGEAGRGFSVVASEVRKLAEESSSFSERIASIAHSINDEAMDMSKHMDEIVTMVSGGLQSVESVGTAFQNIVAEIQSAAEQSESMTATSEEMAAGNQVVTGSMQRLAEMSDEISDSITGVVETVDEQLHSIARINENVEQLKKMADELTENVSRFVI; via the coding sequence ATGAAAAAAATATCATTGCCACGATGGAAGGGAAAAAACCCGGGAAGATCCGCGCCATTCCTTGAAAAAGTCAAGTCGTTGACCGAGAGCTCTGCCAGCCAGTTAAAAGGATCGATTGCAACAAAAATGATTGTGTTTGGCCTGATTCTTGTCCTTATTATTATTGGTTCTTTGCAATACATAGCCCTTTCTTTTTCAAAGTCAACCTTGATCAACATCACCTCCAAGCAAGCCAAAATGTTGGCGGAGCAACACGCCACCAGCATGGAAGACTGGGTGTCTTCTATCGTCAAGTCTGCGGAGTCAACGGCAGCCAAGCGCGTCATGTCTACCGAGCTGGAGCCGTTGATCATGGAACAGTTCAGCCAGCTGCGGCAAAGCCACAAGGAGATTTCGAAGATCTATCTGGTCGATACGGCGACCGGGAAATCTCTCTACTCCCTGACCGGGAAAAACGAGATCGATTTCAAGCAGAAGCAGTACTTCCAGAAGGCGATGAGCAGCGAAGAACCCGTCGTCTCGGATGAAGAAATCATCGAAGGCATTAACAAGAGTTTTCTTTATATTGCGACTCCGATCGGGGAAAAGAACAAGGATACCAGCCGATTGTTTATCGTCGGCTTCACGATTGATGAAATCGTCGAAAAGGCGCAGCAGATTCCTTTCATGCAGAACGGCTACGCTTTCATTGTCCGTCCGGATGGCCTGGTCGTCGCGCACAAGAATCCGGAGCAAAACAACAAGCTTTCTCTGGCAGGAAACAGCGAGTACAGCGACATGATGGAATTGATGAAGCAGGATGCGAGCAACAGCCTCCTCTATTCCGATCAGGGGAAATCGAGCTTTGCCGCATTCGCTCCGATCCCTACGCTGCATTGGCACGTCGTTTTGTCGACCGGTGTGGATGAAGTGTACGGCGAAGTGAACGGCATGGGTTGGTACTTCGTGCTCATCAGCATCCCGGTGATTGCCGTATCGGTATGGCTGATCTGGTGGTTCGCGAGGCGTATCCGTTCTTCGCTGTACGCGATCGCACAGGACATGGAACGGATCGGCTCCGGTCAATTCGATGTCCATGTCCAGGTAAACGGCAATGACGAACTGGCCATGGTCGGCCGCAAGATGAACGAGATGGCTGGCGAGCTGCGCAATCTCATTGCCTTGGTCCAGGGACAAGCCAATCAGTTGAATATCGCTACGGATGAACTGACGCTGTTTGCAGAAGAAAACAAGGGTGCCATCAACGTGATCACGGAGAATATTTCCCTCATCGCGCAGCGCGTCTCGACGCAAACGAGCGAAGTACAGGCGACCGCACTGACCGTATCGGAAATCTCCCAAGGGGTGGAGCAGGTGGCTGTCGCTGCCGAGTCGACTTCCATGGCGACGACACGGACATTTGAACGTGCGCAAGGCGGCTTGCAATTGGTAGAGGACGTCATCGGTACCGTGCGCCGGGCGAGCGCCGAGGTCGAACGCACAGCCGGGCAGATGCACAGCCTGCGCGACCGTGCCCGCCAAATTACGAGCATCGTGGAAATGATCAGCAGCATCGCGTCGCAGACCAACCTGCTCGCCTTGAATGCCGCCATCGAAGCAGCCCGGGCCGGGGAAGCCGGCAGAGGGTTTTCCGTGGTCGCCAGCGAGGTTCGTAAGCTGGCGGAGGAGAGCAGCTCATTTTCGGAGCGAATCGCATCGATCGCTCATTCCATCAACGACGAGGCGATGGATATGAGCAAGCACATGGACGAAATCGTGACGATGGTCAGCGGCGGTCTGCAATCGGTGGAATCCGTCGGCACGGCCTTCCAGAACATCGTGGCGGAAATTCAGTCCGCAGCGGAGCAAAGCGAATCGATGACCGCTACGTCGGAAGAAATGGCGGCGGGCAATCAGGTAGTCACAGGCTCCATGCAGCGTTTGGCCGAAATGTCGGATGAAATCAGCGATTCCATCACCGGTGTCGTCGAGACGGTCGATGAGCAGCTGCACTCGATTGCAAGGATTAATGAAAACGTGGAACAACTGAAGAAAATGGCGGACGAGCTGACGGAAAACGTAAGCCGATTCGTGATCTGA
- a CDS encoding D-alanyl-D-alanine carboxypeptidase family protein encodes MKRNGYLALCFIMCFTFFSPIASAVAAEKSGSQTGEMNFAPHAKSAVMIEADTGTVLYDKNANEKMPPASITKVMTMLLIMEAIDRGELKMTDKVRTSERAASMGGSQIFLQPGEEMTVEDMIKGIAIASGNDASVAMAEHLGGTEEGFVNRMNERAKQLGMKNTHFVNSNGLPAENHYSSAHDIAIMSRELLKHEGITRFTGTYQDYLRKDSASPFWLVNTNRLVRFYEGVDGLKTGYTGEAKYCLTATAKRNNMRIIAVVMGEPDVKTRNSEVSTMFNYAFTHFQVLPMYKKGEAVKTITVDKGQQPQINAVTPHSVSLLMKKGESADQFNREIVLDQRVNAPVSREQIIGHIFIRTKDGKEVNRIDLHPEQSVAKAGMWEILKRTTKNVFISY; translated from the coding sequence ATGAAACGGAATGGATATCTCGCTCTATGCTTCATCATGTGCTTCACCTTCTTCTCCCCAATAGCCTCAGCTGTTGCTGCTGAGAAGTCTGGTTCCCAGACTGGAGAGATGAACTTTGCGCCCCATGCGAAATCGGCTGTCATGATCGAGGCAGATACGGGGACCGTCTTGTACGACAAAAACGCCAATGAAAAAATGCCCCCGGCCAGCATCACCAAGGTGATGACGATGCTTCTGATCATGGAAGCGATTGACCGTGGAGAACTCAAAATGACGGATAAAGTGAGGACAAGTGAAAGAGCTGCCTCCATGGGCGGATCGCAAATTTTCCTCCAGCCAGGCGAAGAAATGACCGTGGAAGATATGATCAAGGGCATCGCGATCGCATCGGGAAATGACGCCTCCGTTGCCATGGCCGAGCATCTGGGAGGGACGGAAGAAGGCTTCGTCAACCGGATGAACGAGCGAGCCAAGCAGCTCGGTATGAAGAACACGCATTTCGTCAATTCCAACGGGCTGCCCGCGGAGAACCATTACTCTTCCGCGCACGATATCGCAATCATGTCGAGAGAACTGCTGAAACACGAAGGCATCACCCGTTTCACGGGGACGTACCAGGATTACTTGCGCAAGGATAGCGCGAGCCCGTTTTGGCTGGTCAATACCAACCGGCTGGTGCGTTTTTACGAAGGGGTAGATGGCCTGAAAACGGGTTATACCGGCGAAGCCAAATACTGCTTGACCGCGACTGCGAAGCGCAACAATATGCGGATCATCGCGGTCGTCATGGGCGAGCCGGATGTGAAAACCAGAAACAGCGAAGTTTCCACAATGTTCAACTACGCGTTTACCCACTTCCAGGTCTTGCCGATGTACAAAAAGGGAGAAGCGGTCAAGACCATCACGGTCGATAAAGGCCAGCAGCCCCAGATCAATGCGGTGACCCCTCATTCCGTCAGCCTGCTGATGAAAAAGGGAGAATCCGCCGATCAGTTCAACCGGGAGATCGTGCTCGACCAGCGTGTCAATGCGCCCGTCAGCAGAGAGCAAATCATCGGGCACATTTTCATTCGGACCAAGGACGGCAAGGAAGTAAACCGAATCGACTTGCATCCGGAACAGTCGGTGGCGAAAGCAGGCATGTGGGAGATTCTTAAGCGGACGACCAAGAACGTCTTCATCAGTTACTAG
- the spoIIAA gene encoding anti-sigma F factor antagonist, whose protein sequence is MSLRIAMETRQDVLVIRLQGELDHHTAEELRSKVDEILRAPHIRHIVLSLADLTFMDSSGIGVILGRYKQVSSRSGEMYVTSINPTIYRIFEMSGLFKVIKFRENEAEALLVLGVA, encoded by the coding sequence ATGAGTTTGCGCATCGCGATGGAGACCCGGCAGGACGTGCTGGTGATCCGTTTGCAAGGAGAGCTGGACCATCATACGGCAGAAGAATTGCGCAGTAAGGTGGATGAAATTTTACGAGCACCCCACATTCGTCATATTGTGCTTAGTTTGGCTGATTTGACGTTCATGGACAGTTCAGGCATCGGGGTCATTTTGGGCAGGTACAAGCAAGTGTCCTCCCGATCGGGTGAAATGTACGTGACCTCGATCAATCCGACGATCTATCGGATCTTTGAGATGTCTGGCTTGTTCAAAGTGATCAAGTTTCGTGAAAACGAAGCAGAAGCACTGCTCGTCCTGGGGGTGGCGTAA
- the spoIIAB gene encoding anti-sigma F factor: MATRNFMSVSFAAVSQNEAFARVAVASFISHLDITMDELEEIKTVISEAVTNAIIHGYDENPEGVVHISVKIEEGTVDIVVEDNGKGIEDVEQAMQPLYTTKPELERSGMGFTIMENFMDSLEVATSVGKGTTVRLTKRLSFAKALQN, translated from the coding sequence ATGGCAACACGCAATTTCATGTCGGTGTCGTTCGCGGCTGTAAGTCAAAATGAGGCGTTTGCCCGGGTGGCCGTCGCATCGTTCATCTCGCACCTGGACATCACCATGGATGAACTGGAAGAAATCAAGACAGTGATTTCTGAAGCGGTGACGAATGCGATCATCCACGGGTATGACGAGAATCCCGAGGGTGTGGTACATATCTCCGTGAAGATTGAAGAGGGAACTGTAGATATTGTCGTCGAAGACAACGGCAAGGGGATCGAAGACGTGGAGCAGGCCATGCAGCCGCTGTATACCACGAAGCCGGAGCTGGAGCGCTCCGGCATGGGCTTCACCATTATGGAGAATTTCATGGACTCTTTGGAAGTGGCGACATCCGTCGGCAAAGGAACGACTGTACGCCTGACCAAACGCCTGTCGTTTGCCAAAGCCTTGCAAAATTAG
- the sigF gene encoding RNA polymerase sporulation sigma factor SigF has protein sequence MGADIKNASQPFLTNDQVKDLIAKSQAGDADARELLVNSNIRLVWSVVQRFINRGYEADDLFQIGCIGLLKAVDKFDLTYDVRFSTYAVPMIIGEIQRFLRDDGTVKVSRSLKETANKVRRAKDELYKQFGRAPTIAEVAEAVGITPEEVVFAQEASRAPSSIHETVFENDGDPITLIDQIADEGVNKWFEKIALKDAISRLSEREQLIVYLRYYKDQTQSEVAERLGISQVQVSRLEKRILQTIKDQIEN, from the coding sequence ATGGGTGCCGATATCAAAAATGCGAGTCAACCATTTCTGACCAATGACCAAGTGAAAGATTTGATCGCCAAGAGCCAGGCTGGTGACGCGGATGCCCGCGAGCTTCTCGTGAACAGCAACATCAGGCTGGTCTGGTCCGTCGTCCAGCGCTTTATCAACCGTGGCTACGAGGCTGACGATCTGTTTCAGATCGGCTGCATCGGCCTGCTGAAAGCCGTCGACAAGTTCGATCTTACCTACGATGTGAGGTTTTCCACCTATGCTGTACCGATGATTATCGGGGAGATCCAGCGGTTTTTGCGCGATGACGGTACGGTCAAAGTGAGTCGATCCTTGAAGGAAACTGCCAACAAGGTGAGACGAGCGAAGGATGAGCTGTATAAGCAATTCGGCCGGGCACCCACCATCGCGGAGGTTGCGGAAGCAGTGGGAATCACGCCGGAAGAAGTCGTCTTTGCCCAGGAAGCGAGCCGAGCGCCTTCTTCTATCCATGAGACCGTATTTGAAAACGACGGAGATCCGATTACGCTGATCGACCAGATCGCGGACGAAGGGGTAAACAAATGGTTTGAAAAGATTGCGCTGAAAGATGCGATCAGCCGCTTGAGCGAGAGGGAACAGCTCATCGTCTACCTGCGGTATTACAAAGATCAGACCCAGTCAGAGGTAGCGGAACGGCTGGGCATCTCGCAAGTCCAGGTATCTCGTTTGGAAAAACGCATTTTGCAAACGATCAAGGATCAGATTGAAAACTAG
- a CDS encoding stage V sporulation protein AA produces MFLRLRKRLAVKPEALITMGDICQIYWNGEREDAIKRMPIYRVKPADGNLIIIDIMQVIQRLRSAYPEVELEIQGSPQIIVEVQNPKKSANLVLVTLVWILLFVGSGLAIMNFHTDVSMMQVHQRIFYLITGQESKQPLWLQIPYSIGIGMGMILFFNHIFKKKINEEPSPLEVELFMYQQSLDQYYIQHENKENQRTKP; encoded by the coding sequence ATGTTTTTACGCCTGCGCAAACGGCTCGCGGTAAAACCCGAAGCGCTCATCACGATGGGAGACATCTGTCAAATTTACTGGAATGGGGAGCGCGAAGATGCCATCAAGCGCATGCCGATCTACCGGGTCAAGCCTGCCGACGGCAATCTCATCATCATCGATATCATGCAAGTAATTCAGCGGCTTCGTTCCGCTTATCCCGAAGTGGAGCTGGAGATCCAGGGCTCGCCGCAGATCATCGTGGAAGTGCAGAATCCAAAGAAGAGCGCCAATCTTGTGCTGGTGACGCTGGTCTGGATTTTGCTGTTCGTCGGCTCGGGTCTTGCGATCATGAACTTTCATACCGATGTCAGCATGATGCAGGTCCACCAACGGATCTTCTATCTGATTACCGGACAAGAAAGCAAGCAACCGCTTTGGCTGCAGATTCCGTACTCGATCGGGATCGGGATGGGGATGATTTTGTTTTTTAACCACATTTTCAAGAAGAAGATCAACGAGGAGCCAAGCCCTCTGGAAGTAGAGCTGTTCATGTACCAGCAAAGCCTCGACCAATACTACATCCAGCACGAAAACAAGGAAAACCAGCGGACGAAGCCATGA
- a CDS encoding stage V sporulation protein AB translates to MTIWITALLVLIGLGGGLAVGSGLVAFITVLDIIPRLTQLTNSHRFIRAFEWSLVMGAIFFTLIDFFQWGARLPLVITSIYGLFAGIFVGTLAAGLTEVLNVFPILAKRLNMDGKLLYLLMAFVFGKVIGSILQWLLHL, encoded by the coding sequence ATGACGATCTGGATCACAGCGCTTTTGGTGCTGATCGGCCTGGGGGGAGGCTTGGCAGTCGGGAGCGGATTGGTCGCGTTCATCACCGTGCTGGATATCATTCCGCGATTGACCCAATTGACCAACTCCCACCGCTTCATTCGGGCATTCGAATGGTCCCTGGTTATGGGGGCTATCTTTTTCACGCTCATCGATTTTTTTCAATGGGGAGCCAGGCTTCCGCTTGTCATCACATCCATCTATGGACTGTTTGCCGGGATATTCGTCGGAACGCTGGCCGCCGGTCTGACAGAAGTGTTAAACGTGTTTCCAATCTTGGCCAAGCGATTGAACATGGATGGGAAGCTGCTCTATCTGCTCATGGCCTTCGTATTCGGCAAGGTGATCGGTTCCATTTTGCAGTGGCTTTTGCATTTGTAA
- the spoVAC gene encoding stage V sporulation protein AC, which yields MATKAKSKPVGSMQMTKQLYQQHASKYQPKRNVLLNSIRAFWVGGTICLLGQILQNMYIHVFGFTEKTASNPTVATLIFLSVLLTGLGVYDNIGQYAGAGSAVPVTGFANSIASAAIEHRSEGLVLGVGGNMFKLAGSVIVFGVVAAFIAGIIKTLFKMIV from the coding sequence ATGGCGACCAAGGCAAAGTCTAAACCAGTGGGATCCATGCAGATGACAAAGCAGTTGTACCAGCAGCATGCATCCAAATACCAGCCGAAGCGAAACGTCCTGCTTAATTCCATTCGCGCGTTCTGGGTAGGCGGGACCATTTGTCTGCTCGGACAAATCTTGCAAAACATGTACATCCACGTCTTTGGATTCACGGAAAAAACGGCGAGCAATCCTACCGTTGCGACTCTCATCTTTCTCTCGGTTTTATTGACGGGGCTTGGTGTCTACGACAACATCGGCCAGTACGCCGGGGCAGGCTCAGCGGTGCCGGTCACCGGTTTCGCCAACTCGATCGCATCGGCAGCTATTGAACATCGCAGCGAAGGCTTGGTGCTCGGCGTAGGAGGCAACATGTTCAAACTGGCTGGATCGGTCATCGTGTTTGGCGTGGTGGCCGCTTTCATCGCGGGCATCATCAAAACGTTGTTCAAAATGATCGTTTGA